A single window of Chloroflexota bacterium DNA harbors:
- a CDS encoding thymidylate kinase has product MPLLEDLELGGPLIVIEGSDCSGRSTQAEMLKEWLESQGHAVMEMGIRRSDLLSKAISSAKQGNLLGKTTLSLLYATDLADQLENRIVPAMQAGFVVLADRYIYTLMARDLARGADLKWLKSLFGIALEPDLIIYLDAEPEVLFYRTLAKYGELNYWESGMDLQMGSSMFESFLKYQASLRKNFHRLAKEYGFRMVDATPGPKKIHREVSGIVSEYLENLVQQPPRTAQTEVQSVSTANRRVRVEEG; this is encoded by the coding sequence TTGCCCTTGCTTGAGGATCTCGAACTCGGCGGCCCTCTCATCGTCATCGAGGGTTCAGACTGTTCCGGGCGCTCTACGCAAGCGGAGATGCTCAAAGAGTGGCTCGAGTCTCAGGGACACGCCGTAATGGAAATGGGTATTCGACGTTCAGACCTGCTGTCTAAGGCCATTTCCTCGGCAAAGCAGGGCAACCTGCTGGGCAAGACCACGCTGAGCTTACTCTATGCCACCGACCTTGCCGATCAGTTGGAGAACCGCATCGTGCCCGCAATGCAAGCCGGCTTCGTAGTGCTCGCCGACCGCTATATCTACACGCTTATGGCGCGGGACCTGGCGCGCGGCGCCGACCTAAAGTGGTTGAAAAGTCTCTTCGGCATCGCGCTCGAACCGGACTTGATCATCTATCTCGATGCGGAGCCGGAAGTACTCTTCTACCGCACGCTGGCGAAGTATGGCGAGCTCAATTACTGGGAGTCCGGGATGGACTTGCAGATGGGCAGCAGCATGTTCGAGAGCTTCCTCAAGTACCAAGCGTCGCTGCGCAAGAACTTTCACCGGCTCGCCAAAGAATACGGCTTCAGAATGGTAGATGCCACGCCCGGCCCGAAGAAGATTCACCGGGAGGTCAGTGGGATTGTCTCCGAGTACTTGGAGAATCTGGTGCAGCAGCCGCCGCGTACCGCTCAAACTGAGGTGCAAAGCGTAAGCACCGCTAACCGGCGAGTTCGCGTAGAAGAAGGCTAG
- the phoU gene encoding phosphate signaling complex protein PhoU: protein MIRTNVESQLDEIQDDILALASMVEKAITHAIEALRERDLEASQAVVAFDDVIDEKRFAIEERCVDLLATQQPAARDLRWVIALLHIAVELERMGDYAEGIGKISLMMGDEPPLKPLIDIPRMAEMSINMLRQSIDALVTRDVDLAKRVCDADDEVDALHEQIYNELLLFMIKDPRSIQRATYLLWVTHDLERTADRATNIAERVIYLVTGKMLDLNLSKQ, encoded by the coding sequence ATGATACGCACGAATGTCGAGAGTCAACTGGACGAGATTCAGGATGACATTCTCGCCCTTGCAAGCATGGTGGAGAAGGCCATCACGCACGCAATCGAAGCCTTGCGGGAGCGTGACCTGGAGGCATCGCAAGCCGTGGTGGCGTTCGACGACGTGATCGACGAGAAACGCTTTGCCATCGAAGAGCGCTGCGTCGATCTGCTCGCCACCCAGCAACCCGCGGCGCGCGACTTGCGCTGGGTCATTGCTTTGCTCCACATAGCGGTGGAGCTAGAGCGCATGGGCGACTATGCGGAAGGAATCGGCAAGATCAGCCTCATGATGGGCGACGAGCCGCCGCTCAAACCCCTCATCGACATCCCGCGCATGGCGGAGATGTCCATCAACATGCTCCGCCAGAGCATCGACGCGCTCGTGACCCGGGACGTGGACCTGGCCAAAAGGGTGTGCGACGCCGACGATGAGGTCGATGCGCTCCACGAGCAAATCTACAACGAACTGCTCCTGTTTATGATCAAAGACCCACGGAGCATCCAACGCGCCACGTACTTGCTCTGGGTAACCCACGACCTGGAGCGCACGGCAGACCGCGCAACGAATATCGCTGAGCGCGTGATCTACTTGGTCACCGGCAAGATGCTGGACCTCAACCTCTCGAAACAGTAA
- a CDS encoding CHAD domain-containing protein has product MSEAARKVLRIHFSRMLKHEAGTIDGSDVAELHDMRVAVRRMRAAVRLFRPYVPKKQAAYLRKDLRRLGRALGPARDYDVMLANLEVYRADLPAQEKEAIGLVVQRWQKQRARARKAMLAYLASKRYGLLKQRVRAFLDGDPPAAARTVDGNEVLPAATPFQEPLVESEIPSLLASRYEKLLAYGPSLHGASVATLHALRIDCKRLRYALEFFRESLPPQAAAAIEDIRRAQDHLGVIQDAYVAGRVLRKLLEKWQHAHDDVRYPAAAREALCGYLAHCDDRVRTNAHAFPAIWENLTGLEFRQRLHVIATTLP; this is encoded by the coding sequence GTGTCAGAAGCCGCGCGCAAGGTCCTCCGCATTCACTTCAGCCGCATGCTGAAGCATGAAGCAGGGACGATTGACGGCAGTGACGTCGCAGAATTGCACGACATGCGCGTTGCCGTGCGGCGGATGCGCGCGGCTGTGCGCTTGTTTCGTCCCTACGTCCCGAAGAAGCAGGCTGCTTACCTACGCAAGGACTTGCGTCGCCTTGGACGCGCCCTGGGGCCGGCACGCGACTACGACGTCATGCTTGCCAACTTGGAGGTTTACAGAGCGGACTTGCCGGCGCAAGAGAAGGAAGCGATCGGTCTTGTAGTGCAACGGTGGCAAAAGCAGCGCGCGCGGGCACGGAAGGCCATGCTCGCATACCTGGCAAGTAAACGCTATGGGTTGCTGAAGCAAAGGGTACGCGCTTTCCTGGATGGCGATCCCCCAGCGGCTGCGCGAACCGTAGACGGCAACGAAGTGTTGCCTGCGGCAACTCCTTTTCAAGAACCCCTTGTTGAAAGTGAAATCCCGAGCCTACTCGCCAGCCGCTATGAAAAGCTTCTCGCCTACGGCCCTTCGCTGCACGGGGCATCGGTAGCGACGCTGCATGCGCTGCGCATCGACTGTAAACGCCTGCGGTATGCCCTGGAGTTTTTTCGCGAATCCCTTCCCCCTCAGGCGGCAGCCGCCATCGAAGACATCAGGCGGGCCCAAGACCACCTTGGCGTCATTCAGGACGCCTACGTGGCCGGGAGAGTCCTGCGCAAGCTCCTGGAGAAATGGCAGCACGCGCATGACGATGTGCGTTACCCAGCTGCGGCGAGGGAAGCGCTCTGTGGCTACTTGGCACACTGCGACGACCGGGTGCGAACGAACGCCCATGCGTTCCCGGCTATCTGGGAGAATCTAACCGGGCTCGAGTTCCGTCAACGCCTGCACGTGATCGCGACCACGTTACCCTGA
- a CDS encoding methyltransferase domain-containing protein, translated as MSESLPTTPDYTMGFSEEMLESLRRYNVEASAKHLLPYLRPGLRVLDFGCGPGTISVGLAKAVDPGELHGVDMEESQVELARSVVALYGQDNAEFHVGDVANMHFEDGYFDVAHCHNVLMHVPDTQAVLGEVKRVLKPGGIISCREMICESSFTHPDFGVIRNAWEMFADLIEADDGHPQIGKALKDHVLKAGFANPRITATTDVYGTPKDVAFIHAFANQWFLSPEITEAAIKYGAATQELCDEIRVAYDKWKDAPGAICGVAFGEVVAGKP; from the coding sequence GTGAGCGAATCGCTACCTACAACGCCTGACTATACGATGGGCTTTAGTGAAGAGATGCTCGAGTCTCTTCGGCGCTACAACGTGGAAGCCAGCGCCAAGCACCTACTCCCGTATCTCCGGCCCGGTCTGCGTGTACTCGACTTCGGTTGCGGGCCGGGTACCATATCGGTGGGTCTGGCCAAGGCCGTCGACCCCGGTGAACTGCATGGCGTCGATATGGAAGAGTCGCAGGTCGAACTGGCGCGCTCTGTCGTCGCGCTCTATGGACAGGATAATGCCGAATTCCATGTTGGCGACGTGGCCAATATGCACTTTGAGGACGGCTACTTTGACGTGGCCCACTGCCATAACGTGCTCATGCACGTGCCGGATACGCAAGCAGTGTTGGGGGAGGTGAAACGTGTCTTGAAGCCCGGCGGTATCATTTCCTGCCGTGAGATGATATGCGAGTCAAGTTTCACGCATCCCGACTTCGGCGTAATCAGAAATGCGTGGGAAATGTTTGCAGATCTGATCGAGGCTGACGACGGCCATCCACAGATTGGGAAGGCCCTGAAGGACCACGTCCTGAAGGCCGGGTTTGCGAACCCCCGCATAACCGCTACCACCGATGTCTACGGCACGCCCAAGGATGTCGCGTTCATCCACGCCTTTGCCAACCAGTGGTTCTTGTCGCCCGAAATCACGGAAGCGGCCATCAAGTACGGGGCGGCCACGCAGGAACTTTGCGATGAGATTCGCGTCGCTTACGACAAGTGGAAGGATGCGCCCGGGGCGATTTGCGGTGTCGCATTTGGCGAGGTCGTAGCCGGTAAGCCGTAA
- a CDS encoding Ppx/GppA phosphatase family protein, with the protein MTGERVAVIDIGSNSARLALLEVYEDRAFKLVDELRETLRLGEQLDADGYLTAEAVQRTLEISRVLARFCTAHRVTHVIGVATSALRRARNGPEIVDRIQAETGLRVNIISGDHEAHFDYVAAVNSSAAADSVVVDVGGGSAQIVRARARAATHKTSLPLGAITLTTAFLNREKPTNKQLRALEKHVGINLRAISWLHGQGDDTAHSSNGDAADARTPRRAAALSRNGRPVLIGIGGTVRNLAKIYRRQTGYPLDLLHGMILPIGAVEEIYGMLRKLNLEDRRKVPGLSAKRADIIVAGAAVVCGLAKEIGAAALVISGRGLREGLFLNHVLGGDLVEPRVPDPALFATVNLMRYYNVDETHANHVADLALSLFDQLAPVHRLDGSTRRLLKIAALLHDVGVAVNYYSHDEHGFYLLTRTGIDGLTHRELLIVACLVAVHNGNVGPLKRWPEYRSLLKKHDVAAVTKLGAILQLSEALDRSESRLVEAAACKISNDRRKIVLRLTADPDAVCEVRETQAMLNDIAAAFGVHFILEVSPSGLRPEETEALL; encoded by the coding sequence ATGACCGGAGAACGCGTGGCCGTCATTGATATTGGCTCCAATTCAGCGCGCTTGGCGCTGTTGGAAGTGTATGAAGACCGCGCGTTCAAGCTCGTAGATGAGTTGCGCGAAACGCTGCGGTTGGGCGAACAGCTCGATGCAGACGGCTACCTTACTGCGGAAGCAGTGCAGCGCACGTTGGAAATCTCGCGCGTCTTAGCCCGCTTCTGCACGGCTCATCGTGTCACGCACGTCATTGGAGTTGCTACCAGCGCCCTGCGGCGCGCCCGCAACGGACCGGAAATCGTTGACCGCATCCAAGCTGAGACCGGACTGCGCGTCAACATCATTTCCGGCGACCATGAGGCGCACTTTGATTACGTGGCGGCGGTCAACAGCTCCGCGGCGGCGGATAGCGTGGTTGTCGACGTGGGCGGTGGCAGCGCACAAATAGTACGCGCCCGCGCCCGCGCCGCCACGCACAAAACGAGCTTGCCGCTTGGCGCCATCACGCTTACCACCGCATTTCTGAATCGTGAAAAGCCGACAAACAAGCAACTCCGCGCCTTGGAGAAACACGTCGGGATCAATCTCCGGGCAATCTCTTGGCTCCACGGGCAAGGTGACGACACGGCGCACTCGTCCAATGGCGACGCTGCAGACGCGCGTACCCCGCGCCGGGCCGCCGCGCTCTCACGGAACGGCCGGCCGGTCTTAATCGGCATCGGCGGCACGGTGCGCAACTTGGCCAAGATCTATCGGCGGCAGACAGGGTATCCGCTCGACCTCCTGCACGGCATGATTCTCCCAATCGGCGCCGTAGAAGAGATCTACGGCATGCTCCGCAAGCTCAACCTCGAGGATCGGCGCAAAGTCCCGGGCCTCTCCGCCAAGCGGGCGGACATCATTGTCGCGGGCGCGGCGGTAGTGTGCGGTCTTGCCAAGGAAATCGGCGCTGCTGCGCTCGTCATTAGCGGTAGAGGCTTGCGAGAAGGCTTGTTTCTGAATCACGTCCTGGGCGGTGACTTAGTGGAGCCGCGCGTGCCCGATCCGGCGCTCTTTGCCACAGTCAATCTCATGCGGTACTACAACGTTGATGAAACGCACGCGAACCACGTGGCGGACCTTGCGCTCTCCCTCTTCGATCAGCTTGCGCCTGTCCATCGCTTGGATGGAAGCACGCGTAGGTTGCTGAAAATCGCGGCGCTCCTCCATGACGTGGGGGTCGCCGTGAACTACTATAGCCACGACGAGCACGGCTTCTACTTGCTCACGCGCACGGGCATCGATGGGTTGACCCACCGCGAATTGCTGATCGTTGCTTGCCTTGTGGCCGTGCATAACGGTAACGTGGGCCCGCTAAAGCGCTGGCCGGAGTACCGCTCGTTGCTAAAGAAGCACGACGTGGCTGCTGTGACAAAGCTCGGCGCAATCCTGCAACTGAGTGAGGCGCTGGATCGGAGCGAGTCGCGACTGGTTGAGGCTGCCGCGTGCAAGATTTCGAATGACCGCCGCAAGATTGTGCTGCGGCTTACGGCAGACCCGGACGCTGTGTGTGAAGTCCGTGAGACACAGGCAATGCTAAATGACATTGCAGCCGCATTTGGGGTACACTTTATACTTGAAGTCTCGCCATCAGGTTTAAGACCTGAGGAGACCGAGGCTCTGTTGTAA
- a CDS encoding arsenate reductase ArsC, with product MPEVTRVLFVCVHNAGRSQMAEAFLRHLADGSVEARSAGTEPGERVNPLAVEVMAERGISLAAHAPKLLTQELADWADRVITMGCDIEESCPVVHTPIEDWGLPDPSGQPPAVVRKIRDQIEERASLLLRELAG from the coding sequence ATGCCTGAAGTGACACGCGTGTTATTTGTCTGTGTACACAATGCCGGTCGCAGTCAGATGGCGGAGGCGTTTCTCCGTCACCTTGCTGACGGCAGCGTGGAAGCGCGTTCTGCGGGCACGGAACCGGGCGAGCGGGTGAATCCTCTTGCCGTGGAGGTAATGGCAGAGCGCGGCATCAGCCTCGCTGCGCACGCGCCCAAGCTTTTGACGCAGGAACTAGCGGACTGGGCGGATCGGGTCATCACCATGGGCTGCGACATCGAGGAGTCGTGCCCGGTAGTGCATACGCCCATAGAAGACTGGGGGCTTCCCGATCCCAGCGGGCAGCCGCCGGCCGTGGTGCGGAAGATTCGCGACCAAATCGAGGAGCGGGCTAGCCTTCTTCTACGCGAACTCGCCGGTTAG
- a CDS encoding response regulator transcription factor, producing the protein MPRERVLIIEDDDNLQEALRYRLEQDGYVVHSAMDGEEGLNLAREVEPDLIILDIMLPVLDGLEVCRIMRQETTAPIIILTAKGEEVDRVVGLELGADDYVVKPFSTRELLARIRAVRRRTRSPGDGLPVADPATVLNAGDLQLNVSSHSASLGEKTLALKPKEFSLLALLMSSHNRVFTRDQILERIWGFDWVGDNRTVDVHVRRLREKIETDPSEPTRIVTVRGVGYRFEG; encoded by the coding sequence TTGCCACGCGAAAGAGTGCTCATTATTGAAGACGACGACAATCTGCAGGAGGCGTTGCGTTACCGCCTGGAGCAGGACGGTTACGTCGTGCATAGCGCGATGGATGGCGAGGAAGGGCTGAACCTGGCGCGGGAAGTCGAGCCGGATCTCATCATCCTCGACATCATGCTGCCGGTGCTTGACGGCTTGGAAGTATGCCGCATCATGCGGCAGGAGACCACGGCGCCGATAATTATCCTTACGGCCAAGGGTGAAGAGGTAGATCGCGTCGTCGGCCTCGAATTGGGAGCGGATGATTACGTCGTTAAGCCCTTTAGCACGCGGGAGTTGCTGGCCCGCATTCGCGCGGTGCGCCGTCGCACGCGGTCGCCTGGTGACGGTCTTCCTGTCGCCGATCCGGCAACCGTGCTTAATGCCGGCGACCTTCAGTTAAACGTCTCCAGTCACTCCGCAAGTCTTGGCGAAAAAACTCTCGCGCTCAAGCCCAAGGAATTCAGTCTGCTGGCGCTCCTCATGTCCAGCCACAACCGGGTCTTTACGCGGGACCAGATTCTCGAGCGCATATGGGGCTTCGATTGGGTCGGCGACAATCGCACTGTAGACGTACACGTGCGGCGGCTGCGGGAAAAAATTGAAACAGACCCCAGTGAACCCACCCGCATCGTCACCGTCCGTGGCGTTGGCTACCGGTTTGAAGGATGA
- a CDS encoding ATP-binding protein: MRFPRSLQWRITLVYTGLIVLTLGVASFYLVTFIRSAHETNLETRLQHEARLIAEASAPFFLAESDTGALQAASERMGDDISARVTLIALDGTTLADSWGDPAQMANQADLPEVERALSAGLGVSRRRNATAGEELIHVAVPVIAGDETLGVARVALPMAQAQADINRSMSIIALIGLTGAALAVLLGFSVASRTSRSIGALAEGARQITAGDFDYRVQAQGSDETQELAQAFNRMAMSLRDLVRDYSVERGKLTAVLNTMADGVVVIDGNGTIVLVNPAAEEILNLADGDMPGRRFTEIIRDHNLQQLVARCTERREVQHGEVEIPQWRRYLSVITTPLEEHGNSSVLLTMHDLTRIRQVETTRKEFVSNVSHELRGPLAAVKILAESLASGALKEKKRAKDFLRRINSEIDRMTAMVNELMELSRLESEQASLQLVPLDLQPLIAELDEEHRERSEKRKIVLDVTLPQQLPRVRGDEEKLRQVLDNLLNNAVAFTPEDGRISLSAQQENGTVCLRVADTGVGIPRKHLPHIFERFYKVDRSRQSEGFGLGLAIVKHIVQAHGGEIHAESVEGQGTTFTVVLPAVTEQSTT, encoded by the coding sequence ATGAGGTTTCCACGATCTCTGCAATGGCGCATCACGCTTGTCTACACCGGGTTGATCGTTCTCACGCTGGGTGTAGCCAGCTTCTATCTCGTCACATTCATCCGTAGCGCTCACGAAACAAACCTCGAGACGCGTTTGCAGCACGAGGCGCGCTTGATTGCCGAAGCCAGCGCTCCCTTCTTTCTCGCCGAATCGGACACCGGCGCGCTCCAGGCGGCAAGCGAGCGCATGGGTGACGACATTTCCGCTCGCGTTACCCTTATCGCCCTTGACGGCACCACGCTCGCAGATAGTTGGGGAGACCCGGCACAGATGGCGAATCAGGCCGATTTGCCGGAGGTTGAGCGTGCATTAAGTGCCGGATTGGGCGTCAGCAGGCGGCGCAACGCTACGGCGGGTGAGGAACTTATCCACGTAGCGGTCCCCGTTATCGCCGGGGATGAGACCCTCGGCGTGGCGCGGGTTGCCTTGCCGATGGCGCAGGCACAAGCGGATATCAACCGCAGCATGAGCATCATCGCGCTGATAGGCCTGACGGGTGCAGCCCTCGCGGTGCTCTTAGGTTTCAGCGTCGCGTCGCGCACGTCTCGTTCTATCGGCGCGCTTGCCGAGGGTGCCCGCCAAATCACTGCCGGTGATTTCGACTATCGCGTGCAGGCCCAAGGGAGCGACGAGACCCAGGAGCTTGCCCAGGCATTCAACCGCATGGCGATGTCTCTACGCGACCTGGTGCGCGACTATTCCGTGGAACGAGGCAAGCTGACGGCAGTGCTCAACACGATGGCCGACGGTGTCGTCGTCATCGACGGCAACGGCACAATTGTGCTGGTAAACCCCGCGGCGGAAGAGATTCTCAACCTTGCGGATGGCGACATGCCGGGCCGGCGCTTCACCGAAATCATCCGCGACCACAACCTGCAGCAGCTCGTCGCCCGCTGCACGGAGCGGCGTGAGGTCCAGCATGGGGAAGTGGAAATCCCACAATGGCGCCGCTACCTGAGCGTCATTACCACGCCCTTGGAGGAGCACGGCAATTCCAGTGTATTGCTGACGATGCACGACCTAACGCGCATTCGCCAAGTAGAGACCACCCGCAAAGAGTTTGTAAGCAATGTTTCGCATGAGTTGCGCGGGCCGCTGGCAGCGGTAAAGATTCTGGCTGAATCCCTGGCGAGCGGCGCTCTCAAGGAAAAGAAGCGGGCGAAAGACTTCCTACGCCGCATCAATAGTGAGATAGATCGCATGACCGCCATGGTAAATGAACTGATGGAGCTCTCGCGTCTGGAAAGCGAACAGGCGAGTCTGCAACTCGTGCCGCTCGACTTGCAACCACTGATTGCCGAGCTGGATGAAGAACATCGGGAGCGATCGGAAAAGCGCAAGATTGTACTCGACGTCACACTCCCGCAACAACTGCCCCGCGTCCGCGGCGACGAAGAGAAGCTGCGTCAAGTGTTGGACAATCTGCTGAATAATGCAGTTGCGTTTACCCCCGAGGACGGCCGCATCTCTCTCTCTGCCCAACAGGAGAATGGCACAGTCTGCCTGCGCGTGGCCGATACTGGCGTCGGCATTCCCCGCAAGCACCTGCCCCATATCTTCGAGCGCTTCTACAAAGTGGACCGCTCGCGCCAAAGCGAGGGATTCGGTCTGGGGCTGGCCATCGTCAAGCACATCGTGCAAGCCCACGGCGGCGAAATCCACGCGGAGAGCGTGGAAGGACAGGGCACGACCTTTACGGTGGTCCTCCCCGCCGTGACCGAGCAGAGCACCACGTGA
- a CDS encoding thymidylate kinase, producing MALKKIRGLGLNKQYPGRLIVVEGCDGSGKSTQLHLLRVWLQSQGYPVVFTEWNSSAIVKQATRRAKRKELLTPTTFSLIHACDFADRYEKVILPPLHAGCIVLADRYVYTAYARDVARGCDLQWVRNTYRFAVQPTIAFYFHAPLEVSISRILFGRPSLKYYEAGMDTGLSLDPVESFKLFQGRIKEQYDKMARSEQFEVIDATRSIHETWGEVQKVVQDRLADYEPPKKN from the coding sequence GTGGCACTAAAGAAAATCCGTGGCTTAGGCCTCAACAAGCAGTACCCCGGCCGCTTAATTGTCGTGGAGGGATGCGACGGCTCCGGCAAGAGCACCCAACTCCACCTCTTGCGCGTTTGGCTGCAGTCACAGGGGTACCCGGTCGTCTTTACCGAGTGGAATTCGTCGGCAATCGTCAAGCAGGCGACGCGGCGGGCGAAGCGGAAGGAATTGCTCACGCCCACCACGTTTAGCCTCATCCACGCCTGTGACTTTGCCGATCGCTACGAGAAAGTCATCCTCCCGCCCCTCCACGCCGGGTGCATCGTGCTGGCCGACCGGTACGTCTACACCGCGTATGCGCGGGACGTGGCGCGCGGCTGTGATCTGCAATGGGTGCGCAACACCTACCGCTTTGCCGTGCAGCCGACCATCGCCTTCTACTTCCATGCGCCGTTGGAGGTCTCGATTTCGCGCATCCTCTTCGGCCGTCCGTCGTTGAAATACTATGAAGCCGGCATGGACACCGGCCTCTCCCTGGATCCGGTGGAGAGCTTCAAGCTGTTCCAGGGCAGAATCAAAGAACAATACGACAAAATGGCGCGCAGTGAGCAATTCGAGGTCATAGATGCCACGCGTTCCATTCATGAGACCTGGGGAGAGGTGCAAAAAGTGGTGCAAGATAGACTGGCGGACTACGAGCCGCCCAAGAAGAACTAA
- a CDS encoding sugar phosphate nucleotidyltransferase gives MAQQSHVSKAVILVAGLGTRLLPATKSQPKEMLPVGRKPVVQYVVEEMEQAGINQILFVTGRKKWSIEDHFDRDPELEERLGNDDMELQERLPNFDTLLHVYYTRQSVQTGQADAVRLAQEFVGDEPFVVAFGDTIIKGGNLLRRMVESHAQSGAVCTMAVERVAPQDAHRYGVVRPTGAMGPDFAIEGIVEKPPRGTEPSNFAVVPRYVMNKEIFEATRLTLPGKGNELWLADSIEVLIKQQQLVRCVELASEEVRYDIGNFETYFKAFIDFALSDEKYGYLVRQHLLRKAATL, from the coding sequence ATGGCACAGCAATCCCACGTCTCCAAGGCCGTTATCCTCGTCGCCGGTTTAGGCACCCGGCTGCTCCCTGCCACCAAGTCCCAGCCCAAGGAAATGCTGCCTGTCGGCCGCAAGCCGGTGGTGCAATACGTGGTGGAGGAGATGGAGCAGGCCGGCATCAACCAGATTCTCTTCGTCACGGGACGCAAGAAGTGGTCAATCGAAGACCACTTTGACCGCGATCCCGAATTGGAAGAGCGGCTTGGCAACGACGACATGGAGTTGCAAGAACGGCTGCCGAATTTCGATACGTTGCTGCACGTCTACTATACGCGCCAGAGCGTGCAGACCGGCCAGGCGGATGCCGTGCGCCTCGCTCAGGAATTCGTTGGCGACGAGCCATTCGTCGTCGCTTTTGGCGACACGATCATCAAGGGCGGCAACCTCTTGCGCCGCATGGTGGAAAGCCATGCGCAGAGCGGCGCCGTCTGTACCATGGCCGTGGAGCGCGTGGCGCCGCAGGATGCTCATCGCTATGGCGTCGTGCGGCCTACCGGCGCGATGGGTCCGGACTTTGCCATTGAGGGCATCGTGGAGAAACCGCCGCGGGGCACCGAACCGAGCAACTTCGCCGTGGTGCCGCGTTACGTGATGAACAAGGAAATATTCGAGGCAACGCGTCTCACATTGCCCGGCAAAGGCAATGAGCTCTGGCTGGCCGACTCTATCGAGGTGCTCATCAAGCAGCAGCAACTGGTGCGCTGTGTCGAACTAGCGTCCGAAGAGGTCCGCTACGACATTGGCAACTTTGAGACCTACTTCAAGGCGTTCATTGACTTCGCCCTCTCTGACGAGAAATACGGCTACCTCGTGCGGCAGCACCTGCTCCGCAAAGCGGCGACGCTATGA